In Fimbriimonadaceae bacterium, the genomic window CGGTCGTCGACCGGGATAGTCTCTTTGCCGCTCAGACGCCCCAAGGCGCGCGTCACGCGCTGTGGCTGGAGGCATTCGACTCCAATGGGGGTGCCGCGACCGATGACGCTGCGGTGGTCGAGGCCCTGGGCTATCCGACGACGGTCGTTCCAGGCGACCAAAATAACTTCAAGATCACGACATCCGCCGATTACGACCGCGCCAATCGAATGCTATCACCTGCTGAGACCCGAACCGGATTCGGCTACGATATCCACCGATTCTCCGACGATCCCTCGCGACGCTTGATGCTGGGTGGCGTCACCCATGACGGCCCGGGATTGGAAGGTCATTCCGATGCAGACGCCCTGGTTCATGCGGTGGTCGATGCGCTTCTCGGCGCATCCGGCGGAGGCGACATCGGGATTCTGTACCCGAATACCGACCCAACTTGGAAGGACGCCGACTCCCTTCGTTTCTTGAGCGAAACCGCCGATCGACTCCGGGGCGAAGGATGGACTATAGTGAATATAGACGCGACGATCTTGGCCGAGCGACCGCGGCTTCGGCCTCGATACGACGACATGAGGCAAGCGATGGCGGTTGCGGCAGGGATAGACGTGGAGAGAATCAACGTGAAAGCCACAACCCATGAGGGGCTCGGCAGTATCGGGCGGGCGGAGGGCATTGCCGCTCACGCCGTAGCGACGATCGCGCGTTAGGAGAAGATAATGGAAGTTTCGGTACGAAACGCAGAAGGCAATCTTTCCCAGCATGACAAGGACTACGCAGCCAAAAAGCTGGGCCGGTTGGACCGGTACTTCAACCAAGTCAAGAAAGTGGAGATGGTCCATCGCGAGGACAAGCTCAACCATCACGTCGAAATCACCCTGCTTGCCGACGGATTCACGGTTCGGGCCGAAGAAGAGGACCAGAGCGTCGTCGCCGCCATCGACAAGGTGAGCGACAAGCTCGAGAACCGGTTGCGAAGGCTTAAGGGCCGCCTCACCAAGGCCCACCGCCGGAAGGGCGTGTCACTGCCGCCGGCGATGGCCGAGGAGGATCACGAAGAGGACCACCACATCGACATCCGGTCCCGGAAGCACTTTCTCATCAAGCCCATGTCGCTCGACGAGGCAGCGCTTCAGCTCGATATGATCGAAGAGCCGTTTTATCTCTTCCGTAACGAGGACACCGGCCTCGTGGAAGCGCTCTACAAGCGGAAAGACGGAAAGTACGATTTGATGCAGCCGGAGATGTGAGCGGTCGCCGAGGGACCTTATCGAACCCGCTCCACCAGCTTTTGCACCAAAGCCCAAAAAGGAAATGGCCCCGGTTGAGGTGTGGGGCTGCCGGGGCCGTTGAGGGGTTGCGTTATTCTATTTTCTGAAGGAGCCGGGCCCGTTTTGCGCCGAGCCCGGTAAGGAGTTTGTCAGGCTATGAACATTTCGGATCTTGCGATCCACCTCGAATGATAA contains:
- the ispDF gene encoding Bifunctional enzyme IspD/IspF codes for the protein MMIGAVIVAAGRSERFGEDKLQLKLGNKPLWKWSFDTLASHPRISHVVIVARDGCQNAFDVPGALVVGGGSTRTESVRNGLAALPATATFSLIHDAARPFLSHALIDTLLQALPGSSGAVIPALPLTDTIRQRGQDGTAVVDRDSLFAAQTPQGARHALWLEAFDSNGGAATDDAAVVEALGYPTTVVPGDQNNFKITTSADYDRANRMLSPAETRTGFGYDIHRFSDDPSRRLMLGGVTHDGPGLEGHSDADALVHAVVDALLGASGGGDIGILYPNTDPTWKDADSLRFLSETADRLRGEGWTIVNIDATILAERPRLRPRYDDMRQAMAVAAGIDVERINVKATTHEGLGSIGRAEGIAAHAVATIAR
- the hpf gene encoding Ribosome hibernation promotion factor, whose product is MEVSVRNAEGNLSQHDKDYAAKKLGRLDRYFNQVKKVEMVHREDKLNHHVEITLLADGFTVRAEEEDQSVVAAIDKVSDKLENRLRRLKGRLTKAHRRKGVSLPPAMAEEDHEEDHHIDIRSRKHFLIKPMSLDEAALQLDMIEEPFYLFRNEDTGLVEALYKRKDGKYDLMQPEM